One genomic window of Octopus bimaculoides isolate UCB-OBI-ISO-001 chromosome 2, ASM119413v2, whole genome shotgun sequence includes the following:
- the LOC106879516 gene encoding transmembrane protein 45B, with product MGTFGGHALPGTFFLLFAFWYTVQIFNRYFQCRKRNARFTSTVTFPCTCLCGRLKKWPLESIMKIVLVVIGFSGEIITGLRPGPYVILGNGQHATMFFAFGLSGVVELLLFFKAPLPTDVDYIANILAFTIELVLFRFHLHGRSELDVLLHVLLTYVIIASLISAFIEMKFRHNVLAPLARTYFVMLQGSWFWQVGFILYRPFPGKSPWKGDDHSQMMLITIYFAWHSIACFIIILLLGGIVSCYQKGRGVSYVDDDMIMKRLIHTGTNGQTLVSLNDDSESDIEYQKPSTVK from the coding sequence ATGGGAACTTTTGGTGGACATGCCCTACCAGGAACATTCTTCCTACTCTTTGCCTTTTGGTACACAGTACAAATTTTCAATCGGTATTTCCAGTGCCGCAAAAGAAACGCTCGCTTTACATCCACAGTGACTTTTccatgcacatgtttgtgtggtCGACTGAAAAAATGGCCTCTAGAATCTATAATGAAAATTGTCCTAGTTGTAATTGGTTTTAGCGGAGAAATAATTACAGGCTTGCGACCTGGACCATATGTTATCTTGGGAAATGGCCAACATGCCACGATGTTTTTTGCCTTTGGTTTGTCTGGTGTAGtagaactgttgttgttttttaaagcaCCTCTGCCAACAGATGTTGACTACATTGCTAATATACTGGCTTTTACAATTGAGCTTGTGTTGTTTAGATTTCATCTTCATGGAAGATCAGAACTCGATGTATTACTGCACGTGCTTCTTACCTATGTCATCATCGCCAGTTTAATCTCAGCctttattgaaatgaaatttcgaCATAACGTTTTGGCACCTCTTGCAAGAACTTATTTTGTAATGTTACAGGGATCTTGGTTCTGGCAAGTTGGCTTCATACTGTATAGGCCTTTCCCAGGTAAATCTCCATGGAAGGGTGATGACCACAGCCAAATGATGCTGATCACTATATACTTTGCTTGGCACAGTATCGCCTGCTTTATCATTATCCTGCTGCTTGGAGGTATTGTTAGCTGCTATCAAAAAGGTCGTGGTGTTtcttatgttgatgatgatatgattATGAAACGTTTAATTCACACAGGAACCAATGGCCAAACACTTGTGAGTCTCAATGATGACAGCGAGAGTGATATAGAATACCAAAAGCCTTCAACCGTCAAATAA